In Oncorhynchus kisutch isolate 150728-3 unplaced genomic scaffold, Okis_V2 scaffold3796, whole genome shotgun sequence, a single window of DNA contains:
- the LOC116371868 gene encoding stonustoxin subunit beta-like has product MKPGLRKYVCDLTLDLNTVNRHLALSEENRKVTCRREEQPYPDHPERFEDCRQVLCREGLTGRCYWEVEWSGRRADIGVTYKGISRRGGVKDCYLGWNDKSWILSCSDNSYIAWHNNNPTTIDVPSSSSHRVGVYLDWPAGTLSFYRVSSDTLTHLNTFTSTFTEPLYPGIHIWYDGDSVSLCQTQYDVSL; this is encoded by the exons ATGAAACCTGGActtagaaaat atgtctgtgatctcacactggaccTAAACACAGTAAACAGACACCTTgctctgtctgaggagaacagaaaggtgacatgtaggagagaggagcagccgtatcctgatcacccagagagatttgaggactgtagacaggtgctgtgtagagagggtctgactgggcgctgttactgggaggtagagtggagtgggagAAGGGCTGAtataggagtgacatataaaggaatcagcaggagaggaggggttaaggACTGTTATCTTGGATGGAATGACAAGTCCTGGATTCTGTCCTGCTCTGACAACAGTTACATTGCCTGGCACAATAATAATCCCACTACAATAGACGTCCCCTCCTCCAGCtcccacagagtaggagtgtatctggactggccagccggcactctgtccttctacagagtctcctctgacacactgacccacctgaacacattcacctccacattcactgagcccctctatccagggatTCATATTTGGTATGATGGTGACTCAGTGTCTCTGTGTCAAACACAATATGATGTTTCACTCTAg